Sequence from the Caballeronia sp. SL2Y3 genome:
AGCCCCTTGAAGATGACCTGATTCCAGTCGATGGCCGTTTTTGCGGGCGGAATGCCGAGCAGCGCAATCTTGCCGCCATGATTCATCGCTTCGAGCATGCCGGTGAAGGCGCTCGGCACGCCGGACATTTCTAGACCGATATCGAATCCCTCGGTCATGCCGAGCTCGCGCATGATATCGCGCAAATCCTCACGTGCGACGTTGACGGTGCGTGTCGCGCCCATCTTGCGCGCGAGTTCGAGCCGATAGTCGTTGACATCGGTGATCACGACGTTGCGCGCGCCGACGTGCCGGGCGATGGCAGCCGCCATCACGCCGATCGGGCCCGCGCCGGTGATGAGCACGTCTTCGCCGACAAGGTTGAACGACAGGGCGGTATGCGTGGCGTTGCCGAACGGGTCGAAGATTGCGGCGAGGTCGTCGGAAATGCCGGCGGGAATCTTGAACGCGTTAAACGCCGGAATCACGAGATACTCGGCGAAAGCGCCCTCGCGATTCACGCCCACGCCGACGGTGTTACGGCACAAGTGGCGTCGTCCCGCGCGGCAGTTGCGGCAGAAGCCGCATGTGATGTGACCTTCGCCCGACACCCGATCGCCGATTGCGAAGCCGCGCACTTCCTGTCCCATCTCGACGATCTCGCCGACGTACTCGTGGCCAACGTGCATCGGCACCGGTATGGTCTTCTGCGCCCAGTCGTCCCACTTCCAGATATGGATGTCCGTACCGCAGATCGCAGTTTTGCGAATACGAATGAGGACGTCGTTGTGACCGACCTCCGGACGCTTCACGCGTGTCAACGTGAGGCCGGGCGCGCGTTCGAGTTTGGCTAGAGCTTTCATGTGACGTTGGTCGTTGGGGTTCGTCGTTGCTTTATGCGCATAAAGTTGGCCGAGGGACACCGCTCACCGGATGACGCCAAGCGAGCGTCCCACACGAGCGAAAGCCTCCACCGCGCGATCGATCTGCTCCGGCGTATGCGCCGCGCTCATCTGCGTGCGAATGCGTGCACGTCCCCTTGGAACCAC
This genomic interval carries:
- the tdh gene encoding L-threonine 3-dehydrogenase; its protein translation is MKALAKLERAPGLTLTRVKRPEVGHNDVLIRIRKTAICGTDIHIWKWDDWAQKTIPVPMHVGHEYVGEIVEMGQEVRGFAIGDRVSGEGHITCGFCRNCRAGRRHLCRNTVGVGVNREGAFAEYLVIPAFNAFKIPAGISDDLAAIFDPFGNATHTALSFNLVGEDVLITGAGPIGVMAAAIARHVGARNVVITDVNDYRLELARKMGATRTVNVAREDLRDIMRELGMTEGFDIGLEMSGVPSAFTGMLEAMNHGGKIALLGIPPAKTAIDWNQVIFKGLEIKGIYGREMFETWYKMVAMLQSGLDLSPILTHTFAVDDYEQAFATMLSGNSGKVVLDWTAA